The Solanum lycopersicum chromosome 9, SLM_r2.1 genome window below encodes:
- the LOC101252922 gene encoding photosystem II D1 precursor processing protein PSB27-H2, chloroplastic, whose amino-acid sequence MPFFIPMNVSPFAISCSSQKIQGTDEYKLQSRSSGILSSKEEGTRRQLLAVGFASPLVSLLTYSCSLKVLPAWAEDQEIQDKDESVVGAIKSLFDPNETTKSGKVLPKAYLNSVREVVKTLRESLKEDPNDMSKFRRTADAAKESIREYLGGWRGQKSVVNEESYVLLEKAIRSLASFYSKAGPSAALPEEVKSEILDDLNKAEEAL is encoded by the exons ATGCCTTTCTTCATTCCAATGAATGTATCTCCATTTGCCATTTCTTGCTCTAGTCAGAAGATTCAAGGGACTGATGAAT ATAAACTACAATCACGGAGTTCTGGTATATTATCATCTAAAGAAGAAGGAACTCGTCGCCAGCTTCTTGCAGTAGGTTTTGCCAGTCCTTTGGTTTCACTTTTAACATACAGCTGCAGCTTAAAGGTGCTACCAGCTTGGGCAGAGGATCAAGAGATTCAAGACAAGGATGAAAGTGTGGTTGGGGCTATTAAGTCCTTGTTTGATCCAAATGAGACAACAAAGTCAGGAAAAGTCTTACCAAAGGCTTATTTGAACTCTGTAAGAGAGGTGGTGAAGACATTGCGTGAATCACTAAAGGAAGACCCAAACGACATGTCTAAGTTTAGACGAACAGCTGATGCAGCAAAGGAATCCATCAGGGAATACTTGGGTGGATGGAGAGGACAAAAATCAGTAGTCAATGAG GAGTCATATGTTCTGCTAGAGAAAGCTATTAGATCTCTGGCCAGTTTTTATTCAAAGGCAGGCCCATCTGCTGCACTTCCAGAAGAGGTAAAGTCAGAGATCTTAGATGATCTGAATAAAGCAGAAGAAGCATTGTAA
- the LOC101252627 gene encoding uncharacterized protein produces MAGGNPPKPSSNKPAPSASHRKSRWESTTGKKPSSDPKTSVAGAGAASGSGDPKSKPSPKPTNPIQPTTPNPKPISKPSPKPDPNAHFGLPPFPFRDPPPPPLYGFHMLERRTIVLADGSVRSYFALPHDYQDFPAFPRPDFRGPPGLGFERQFPDDGFMRNRNPDHWNPLGVEGGRVGDGAIKRKFGDEGKDGLDRLRQQVLEHGNAGPVPPGSSSSYMGRGEEMNRPPKYMRSGGFEGRASRTKHNEVDQSALKKSFLPMVKLIFDTANVKRSYLADGKQGRLQCLACNRTSKDFPDMHSLIMHAYNPDSADSLVDHLAFHKALCVLMGWNYLTPPDHSKSYQMLSADEATANRDDLVLWPPLVIIHNTITGKRDDGRMEGLGNKAMDSYLKGIGFHGGKAKALYSRDGHLGVTLVKFASDQSGLTEAMRLAEYFEKDNHGRNGWARLQPLTLGKDDENNPDLCKYDHRTGEKKRVFYGYLGTVNDLEKVDFDFRKKITIASRSDYKPSG; encoded by the exons ATGGCAGGAGGTAACCCTCCAAAACCCTCCTCCAACAAGCCAGCTCCCTCTGCTTCACACCGGAAATCCCGATGGGAATCCACCACCGGAAAAAAACCTTCTTCCGATCCCAAAACCTCAGTAGCCGGTGCCGGCGCTGCATCCGGATCCGGTGACCCCAAATCGAAGCCCTCTCCAAAACCCACAAACCCAATTCAGCCTACGACTCCAAATCCGAAACCCATTAGCAAACCGTCACCAAAACCCGACCCGAATGCTCACTTTGGCTTGCCCCCTTTCCCTTTTCGTGACCCACCTCCACCCCCTTTATATGGGTTTCACATGCTTGAACGTAGGACCATAGTTCTAGCTGATGGTTCAGTAAGGTCTTACTTTGCATTACCCCATGATTATCAGGATTTTCCAGCTTTTCCCCGGCCGGACTTTCGTGGTCCGCCGGGGTTAGGATTTGAGAGGCAGTTTCCGGATGATGGGTTTATGAGGAATAGGAATCCGGATCATTGGAATCCGTTAGGGGTAGAAGGGGGACGTGTTGGTGATGGTGCAATAAAGAGGAAGTTTGGTGACGAGGGAAAGGATGGGCTTGATAGGTTAAGGCAACAAGTGTTGGAACATGGAAATGCTGGTCCGGTTCCGCCCGGGTCAAGTAGTTCGTATATGGGTAGAGGAGAAGAAATGAATAGGCCACCAAAATATATGAGAAGTGGAGGTTTTGAAGGGAGGGCGAGTAGGACTAAGCACAATGAGGTGGATCAAAGTGCATTAAAGAAGTCTTTTTTGCCTATGGTGAAGTTAATTTTTGACACTGCTAATGTCAAAAGGAGTTATTTGGCTGATGGAAAGCAGGGGCGTTTGCAGTGTCTTGCTTGCAACAG GACTTCAAAAGATTTTCCTGATATGCACTCTCTCATTATGCACGCCTACAACCCGGATAGTGCTGATTCACTTGTGGACCATTTGGCCTTCCACAAAGCATTATGTGTTCTGATGGGATGGAACTATTTGACACCTCCTGATCACTCAAAGTCATATCAGATGTTATCTGCTGATGAAGCAACTGCAAACCGAGATGATCTAGTTTTGTGGCCGCCTTTGGTTATAATCCATAACACTATCACAGGAAAACGCGATGATGGGCGCATGGAGGGTTTGGGAAACAAGGCAATGGATAGTTACCTTAAAG GTATTGGATTTCACGGTGGCAAGGCAAAGGCCTTGTATAGCAGAGACGGTCATCTAGGTGTTACCCTGGTTAAGTTTGCAAGTGACCAATCAGGTTTGACGGAAGCCATGCGGTTAGCTGAATATTTTGAGAAAGATAATCATGGGAGAAATGGTTGGGCTCGACTGCAGCCCTTGACTCTAGGCAAGGATGATGAGAACAATCCTGACCTTTGCAAGTATGATCATCGGACTGGAGAGAAGAAGAGGGTCTTCTATGGTTACCTGGGCACTGTTAACGACTTAGAGAAGGTTGATTTCGACTTCCGAAAGAAGATAACCATCGCTAGCCGATCGGATTACAAGCCATCTGGTTAG
- the LOC101252327 gene encoding FRIGIDA-like protein 4a, producing MGSLADPGELDSVEPPPQQPSFDEFQRQTSLMTSCTLLWKELSDHFTSLEQDILKKSEALKAKIQTLDSETKASLEVLEQRETSMNVSLSIALQKVVENKRAAILALDEGVEQPEVDDSTGLLLKLKSFCVKMDSRSFWNFLTAKKKDLDSLRLEIPKALEECVDPPRFVLESISEVFPEDKREERNERNNDLGWACVLMLESLIPVMMDPVLGNERKLVTPSVKDKANEIAEIWKKSLDERGGIENVKTPDVHTFLQHLVTFGVVKDEDFDLYRKLVVGSAWRKQMPKLAISLGLGDKMPEMIEELISRGQQVDAVHFTYEVGLADKFPPVPLLKAFLKDAKKAAAAILEDPNNFGRAAHFASKKEQSAIRSVLKCIEEYKLEAEFPPENLKKQLEQLEKPKNEKKRPAAVPANKRTRANNGGPMPPAKAGRSTNAYVSSFPVAPAFVRSPPHTQYPQAVPAYASPPTIYGNRSPPYPYSPEAAPYPGTPVNYSPYGGYCNGMAPAYQQAYYR from the exons ATGGGTTCACTCGCCGATCCCGGCGAACTCGACTCGGTGGAGCCGCCGCCACAGCAGCCGAGTTTCGATGAGTTCCAGCGACAAACTTCTCTAATGACAAGTTGTACTCTTCTCTGGAAGGAACTTTCTGATCATTTCACTTCACTTGAACAAGATATCCTCAAAAAGTCGGAAGCTTTGAAAGCTAAAATCCAAACTTTGGATTCCGAAACTAAAGCATCTCTTGAAGTTCTGGAACAGCGTGAGACTTCAATGAATGTTTCACTTTCAATTGCTTTGCAGAAAGTTGTTGAGAACAAAAGAGCTGCTATTTTGGCTTTGGATGAAGGTGTGGAGCAGCCAGAAGTTGATGATTCTACTGGATTGTTGTTAAAATTGAAGAGTTTTTGTGTCAAGATGGATTCTAGAAGTTTCTGGAACTTTCTGACGGCGAAGAAGAAGGATTTGGATTCGCTTAGGCTGGAAATCCCGAAAGCGTTGGAGGAATGTGTGGATCCGCCGAGGTTTGTGTTGGAATCGATATCGGAGGTGTTTCCGGAGGATAAGAGGGAAGAGAGGAATGAAAGGAACAATGATTTGGGGTGGGCTTGTGTTTTGATGTTGGAATCGTTGATTCCGGTGATGATGGATCCTGTTTTGGGTAATGAGAGGAAATTGGTGACTCCAAGTGTGAAGGATAAGGCTAATGAGATTGCGGAGATTTGGAAGAAGAGTTTGGATGAAAGAGGTGGGATTGAGAATGTGAAGACACCAGATGTGCATACTTTCTTGCAGCATTTGGTGACTTTTGGAGTTGTGAAGGATGAGGACTTTGATTTGTATAGGAAACTTGTTGTTGGGTCTGCTTGGAGGAAACAGATGCCTAAACTTGCTATCTCTCTTGGCCTTGGTGATAAAATGCCTG AGATGATTGAAGAACTGATCAGCCGGGGACAGCAAGTTGATGCTGTACATTTCACTTATGAAGTTGGACTTGCAGATAAGTTCCCTCCTGTTCCTCTTCTGAAAGCTTTTCTAAAAGATGCGAAAAAAGCTGCTGCTGCAATCCTGGAAGATCCTAATAATTTTGGTCGAGCTGCG CATTTTGCTTCTAAGAAAGAGCAATCAGCAATTCGTTCTGTTCTCAAGTGCATTGAAGAATACAAGCTTGAAGCTGAATTTCCACCCGAGAACCTTAAGAAGCAGCTTGAGCAATTGGAGAAGCCGAAGAATGAGAAGAAGAGGCCAGCTGCTGTACCAGCAAACAAAAGAACGAGAGCCAATAATGGTGGTCCTATGCCTCCTGCTAAGGCAGGCCGTTCAACAAATGCCTACGTTTCATCTTTCCCTGTAGCTCCAGCATTTGTTAGGTCTCCACCACACACCCAATACCCTCAAGCAGTTCCAGCATATGCCTCACCACCAACCATCTACGGTAACAGGAGCCCACCTTACCCTTACTCCCCAGAAGCTGCCCCCTATCCAGGCACCCCAGTGAACTACTCTCCATACGGAGGCTACTGCAATGGAATGGCCCCAGCTTACCAGCAAGCTTACTACCGATAG